In Deltaproteobacteria bacterium, the genomic window CCTTCGGCGTTGCAGTCTTTCTGCTCTTCTTTTGTACTTCCTGCGCATCAAAAAGGGCTGTTCAACGCAGACCATTAACTGAAAAAGAGTCAAATGTCAAACTGGTTGGCGCTGAGCAGGAAATTACATTGCGCCTGAAAGAGGCATGCAAGCCCATTGGCAAAGTGGAAACGCTTAACAATGAATATGATATTGCAGTCCGGACAGCAACTCTTGGCGGCAATGTGGCACAAGTTCTTAACAGCATGCAAAAAGTCAGCGGCCACACCCCTTTAGGCATAATAAATCCAAATGCAGGAACTTTTTCTTATGATGTCCGTTTCTGGAAGTGCCCTTAAGTCCTTTAGAAGGCATGGCCTTTCTCCCTCCTATCTGTTAATAGCTTGATTCATTCCATAAAACGGCGCGTAAAAGGGAAGATCGCCTTTTTCCATAAGTTCTGTAAGGCATTAAATGTAAAAGAAGCATTGCTTTATTTTTATAAGGAGGACAGCATGTTCCCTTTAATTTCTGAAGGGCGGGCGGGGGTATGATTGAAGAAAAAAAGCGCTCCCTGATTTATTTAGCCAGTTGTATATCTATGATTATAACGACTTATCTGGCTTTAAGTCATACCAGGCGTCTTCTGTGGCGTGTTAAATCTGATGGACAGAAGGTGTACACTGACGGTTTTCATACATCACCTCATGGTGATGAGCAGATTTTTTTATCGATTGGCTTCTTTTTTTTTGCACCATTAATTGTAAAAATTTTTAGACTAAACAAGGCTTTGACCAAAGCCGACTATTTTATTTTTATCGTAACATGGTGCATTCAATTCTTTTATTTGCTGAGTTTAGCTGATTTTCATTCACTATATCTTACAATAATTTATGACAGTAACTTTATTTTATTTAGTTGGCTTGCAGTCTATATCGTTTCCGGTTTATTTATTTTAGAATTTTTAATTTCAAGAAAACAAAATAGAGAAATTCTTAATAAAAGGAACACGTCCGGATAGCACCAAGTTAAGCTAGTTTACTATTGATAAACAGCAGTAAACATAAAGGGAAAAGGATATAATCGGGCATGGAAAACGATACTCCTTAACTATGCTGGATATTTTTCAGGGAAGTGCAGCGGTCAGGACTTAGATTACAAAGATAACTGAACAAATGTATCCAGTCAATCCCAGGGAGCAACGTTTGAAAACTACTGATAAATATATTTTAGATTATTTCTTTATTCCAATAATACTAATACCAATCTATATATTACTATTTATTAATTATTTCGAAAATGATGCGGACCTGGATACTATCATAACTATAGTTCTTTTATTTTTTGCGCTACTTGCATATTCATATGAGGTAGGATATAAAAAATACTATTTAAGAGGCAAAAAAAAATATTTTCTAATAGTCTTTATTAGCCCTATAATTTTATCGGTTTTTGGTTTATTAATCGGAAAATGAATAGAATACTTTTATACAAGATAAATCAGTTCATCCTCTATGCTTTTACTATTGTGCCGGCACTGGTTTATTTTACAGAAAGTGTAAGTTATGGCGCTTCATCTGCAGATATTAAATTGCCGTTAAAAAAAGTTATAAGTGAGTCTATTGAGGACAGATACAGGGCGATATTAGAATTACATAAATTAGGGAAAAGGGCAATTCCTTACCTCATCAATGAAATTGATCAAAAGGGGAAAACATTTATTTCATTGAAAAACCCTAAGCTTTCTAACATTCATCCTGAAAGCCTTAAAGAAAACTACTGTGGTATAACCTATGCGTATATTGTTGAACTGATTCTGGCTAAAAAAGAATTTAAAGAAAGTAAAGATGGAGAAATTCTTTTCCCTTTAGGTAATTATGGGCCAAATTATGTCTATAGCTTTGGATTGATTTTAGATAAGGGAAGCCATGCGCCAACGCATGAAGATATGAAGAGAATTAAAGGAATTTACCAAGTATGGTGGGAAAACCATAAAAGCAGCTCCCTAGATATTTTAAGAGAAAAATGGCTGAATAATATTCGGCCCTTATCAAAGTCTTCGTATTTTTGGGAATAAAAAGGGGTAACCTCTTATCATCCATGATGTTGCGGTCTATGAAGGACTTTAATGGGTAAAGAAAGAGAAAAACATATATGGATTGAAGATGGTATCATTAATTACCAGGTTGGTGACAAATCCAAATGGTCAGTGCCTCTTGCCAACTTAGAAGTTGTTGGAGAATTCACTAATCCAAATGGCCCCTTGGTTGATGATTACTTCTTGGTCTTTGTTACACGACCGGAACACCACTGGAATGCAGCATCTTTCTATGCATCTGAAAGAGATGAGTTTTTAACCTGCCTGGGTGAAATACTTGGAAACAAACTAACATGTAGTCTCGCAAACTCAACTGTATATAATAGCCGGGTTATGTGGCCGTCTGAAATAGAAGGCAAACAGCTTTTCAATCTTGTACCAACAGAAGCTAAAGGGTTCTGGAAAAAAATAAAACATAGGCTAATCCCAAACTGCGATCTCATATTAGCTGCCGAGATAAGAGATTTTTTGAAATAACCAGGAGAGATGGGGGGAAGGAATTAAAAGAAAGAAAAAAAGGGGCTTAACATGGCGCCATTCGGATCTGTCCCTGTTATTTATTTCATTAACTGGATGTAAAGTGACTAAGGTAAAAAAATTTATCCATAAGATCGGTACCTATTCCTTTTTAATTAAGGCCATTTTTACCATTATCATACTTTTAACAACTGCTGTGGAGCTAAACAGTATGGAAAATAAACACTCTAAGTCAAAGAAAAAATACAACCGTTTAATAAAGGAAAAGAGCCCCTATCTTTTGCAGCATGCGCAAAATCCCGTCGACTGGTACCCCTGGGGTGAAGAGGCTTTTGAAAAGGCGAGGCGTGAGAATAAACCGGTTTTTCTCTCTATCGGATACTCTACCTGCCACTGGTGCCACGTAATGGCCCATGAGTCTTTTGATGACCCGGAAGTGGCAAAACGTATGAACGAGCTCTTTGTCTGCATCAAGGTAGATCGAGAGGAACGGCCCGATATAGACAATGTATACATGAACGTTGCTCAAATTATGACGGGCGGCGGTGGCTGGCCCCTGAATATTATCATGACGCCGGATAAAAAACCTTTCTTTGCGGGCACCTATATTCCGAAAGAAAGTCGTTACGGCCGAGTGGGAATGATGGGGCTTATGATGCAGGTTGAAGAACTCTGGACTGCTCGTCGGGATGAAGTCAACAGTCAGGCAGATATGATTACCAATATACTGGGTCAACTGGAGCAGGGAGAAGGAGGCCATGAGCTCTCCCAATCCCTTCTGCAGTTGACCTACAGGCAGCTTCTCGATTCTTTTGATAAGCAATATGGCGGTTTCGGTAATGCGCCAAAATTTCCGCGGCCTCATAACCTTTTCTTCCTTCTCCGCTACTGGAAAAGGACAGGCAATAAAATGTCCCTTCAAATGGTGGAAAATACCCTTGACGAAATGCGCCGTGGCGGGATTTATGACCATGTCGGGTTCGGCGTGCACCGCTACTCGACGGATGAGCGATGGCTTGTGCCCCATTTTGAGAAGATGTTATATGATCAGGCGCTCCTTGCCCTTGCCTATATTGAAGCCTACCAGGCTACCGGCCATGAGCGGCACAAAAAGACAGCAGAGGAAATTTTCACATATGTTCTGAGAGATATGACGTCGAAAGAAGGCGCCTTCTTTACAGCAGAAGATGCCGACAGCGAAGGGGAAGAAGGACTCTTTTATCTCTGGCATGAAGATGAAATAAAAAAGGTTCTCGGAAAAGAGGAAGCTGCCTTTATATCAAGAGTATTTAACGTAGAAAAGGCCGGCAACTACATCGACTCTGTAGAGAGAAAAAAAACGGCTAAAAATATTCTTCACCTGAAGAGCTCTCTTAGCGGCATTGCAAAAAAAGAAAAAATATCGGAAAAAGAGCTGGTAAAAAGGATTGAGGAATCAAGGATAAAACTTTTCAGCTTTCGTAAAAAAAGAATTCATCCCTACAAAGATGACAAAATTCTTACCGACTGGAACGGTCTCATGATTGCCGCCTTTGCCCGTGGAGCGCAGGCATTTGGCAATAATGAATACAAGCTGGCAGCAAAGAGAGCTTCCCGGTTTATCCTGAAAAATCTCAGGAAGAAAAATGGACGCCTTCTCCACAGGTACAGAGGTGGAGAAGCGGGAATTGAAGCAACGGTCGATGATTATGCCTTTCTTATTTTCGGTCTCATCGAACTATACCAGGCCGGTTATGAAGCAAGTTTCCTTAAAAATGCAATGGCGCTCCAGGAAGACATGAATGAATATTTTTGGGATGATAAAAAGGGTGGATTCTTCCTGACCGCTGATGATGGTGAAAAGCTTCTTTTAAGACCCAAAGAGATCTATGACGGCGCCCTGCCATCAGGCAATTCGCTTGCCATGTCAAATCTTCTCAGGCTGGCCCGCATGACCGGAAATAGCTCATTAGAAACTAAAGCGGCAAAACTTGGAGCAGCTTTTTCAAAAAAAATCAACAAATCGCCTTCCGCCTATACGCAGCTTTTGTCGGCCCTCGATTTTGCTGTGGGCCCTTCTTACGAGGTGGTTATTACGGGAAAAGCGGAAGATAAGCAAACAAAAGAAATGCTTGAGAGCCTGGAGAAAAACTTCTTGCCCAACAAAGTCGTTATATTTAAAGAGAGTTCGGAAAAAGCGCAGCATATAGTGAAACTGGCGCCTTTTACCAAACACTATAGCGGTATCGACGGCAAAACAACGGCCTATGTGTGCCAAAACTTTAGCTGTTCCCTGCCTGTTACTGATAAGGGGAAAATGCTGGAGTTGTTGAGAAAATAAACAATTTTGCACGAAACACAGACTATTATAGCGTCCCGGAACAATTAAAGAGACAGTACAATTGGCAGGAAAAGGAGAGCAGGGGTCTGCCCTTGCCTCTTCGATCTCCCTGGTAGTGAATAGAATAGAGGGTGTGAGTTTTAGTTGAACATCAAACTTCTAATTCGGATTTCCAGCATCTTTTTATGGTAAGCACATCAAAAATCAGCAAATTAGTTAATTCCATAAAAGCATTTTATATTCCGCCTCAAAAGCCCTTAAGTTCGGCGCAGAAAAAATCGGCTTTTATTCTTGCCTATACAGCAATTATATTAACAGCGCTGGAATATTTCGGCACGGTCCGTTTTTTTTCCGCTTATTTTCCAGACGCTGCCAGACAGCACCTGGGCCTTTATGCCCAACTCTGGTGGGCATTTTGCACGATCCTGCTTTTCCTTGCCCTTCCAATGGCAATTATCAAACTCTCTTATAAAGAGAAGCTTAGCGATTACGGGTGGAAGGTAAGCGTGAAACCGAGTCACCTCCTTCTCTATTTCCTCATGTTTGCCGCTGTCCTCCCTCTTGTATGGTTCGCTTCCAAAAGAGGCGATTTCCAGATGGTCTATCCCTTTTATAGAGGAGCGTACAGGGCCTCAATTCAGGAAATATTTATTTGGGAAACGGCCTACCTGGCCCAGTTTGTGGCGCTTGAGTTTTTTTTCCGCGGCTTCCTTGTCCTGGGATTGGAGCGTTCCATGGGGCGCCTGGCTGTCTGGGTTGCCGCCATCCCTTACTGTATGATCCACTACCACAAGCCCCCGCTGGAAGCCTTTGCAGCGATAGCGGCAGGAATCATACTCGGTGAACTGGCGCAACGGACAAGAACAATCATGGGGGGCGCAATAATACATATGGGGGTTGCCCTCTCTATGGATATGCTTGCGCTAAGCAGGTTCAGATGATCTCTGCCCCGGAAATCAGATCAAAAGATAAGTTTCACACAAAGAAGAATAAAGACATTCTCTGTAACCCTTTGATTCAAATGTTTTTTTGAATTAGGGGGTTAAGCTGTCAGGCTGGCAGCAGCCCCGGTTAATTCAGCCTTTCCAGGCTTTCCCTGGCATATTTTTTCAACTTTGGATAAATTGATTTCTTCGAAATCATCTGCAGGCTCTTTTTATACTTAGGCATTCCTGATGAACCGAGCGCCTTGGTAAGCCATGCAACGGCATCATGATGGAATTGCTCCACAATTGACACCATTGGTACTGTTTCATCACCATAATCATCTTCTTCATAATTATTTGGAATTTTATTAAATTCTTCGAGCAAAACATCATTAACAATGTCAAAAAACTTTTCATTCTTAATATATGCGTCTTTAATCTTTTTTGAAGCTATTATTTTAGGCATAGGCTGTTCTGACTTTAGCAGGACAATTAGATCAATCTCTTCCGGGGAAAAGCCCGCTTCAATATATTTAGGGTCCCGCCTCATTTCATTTTTTTTAATATTTCCATCCAGCATTTTAAGGCTTTTTACAGCATATTTCTTAAGTTTGCCATTCTCCGTATTGTTTGCCACCTCTTTAAGGCTACCCCTATATTTTTCATCCCCTGAAGATGCAAGAACTTTACAATACCATGCCAGTTCATCAATGTTTTGTTTTCCTGAAGACTCATTCCTGTATTCTTTGAGCAGAAGACTATTTACCAGTTCAAAAATTTGAGGTTCCTTTAAACGTGACCGGTAAATTTTCTTGGCAGCTTTTAATCTATCCCTGCCGGCGCCTGATTTTAACATTTCCATATACATTTCTGTTTCAGGTGAGCTT contains:
- a CDS encoding thioredoxin domain-containing protein; translation: MENKHSKSKKKYNRLIKEKSPYLLQHAQNPVDWYPWGEEAFEKARRENKPVFLSIGYSTCHWCHVMAHESFDDPEVAKRMNELFVCIKVDREERPDIDNVYMNVAQIMTGGGGWPLNIIMTPDKKPFFAGTYIPKESRYGRVGMMGLMMQVEELWTARRDEVNSQADMITNILGQLEQGEGGHELSQSLLQLTYRQLLDSFDKQYGGFGNAPKFPRPHNLFFLLRYWKRTGNKMSLQMVENTLDEMRRGGIYDHVGFGVHRYSTDERWLVPHFEKMLYDQALLALAYIEAYQATGHERHKKTAEEIFTYVLRDMTSKEGAFFTAEDADSEGEEGLFYLWHEDEIKKVLGKEEAAFISRVFNVEKAGNYIDSVERKKTAKNILHLKSSLSGIAKKEKISEKELVKRIEESRIKLFSFRKKRIHPYKDDKILTDWNGLMIAAFARGAQAFGNNEYKLAAKRASRFILKNLRKKNGRLLHRYRGGEAGIEATVDDYAFLIFGLIELYQAGYEASFLKNAMALQEDMNEYFWDDKKGGFFLTADDGEKLLLRPKEIYDGALPSGNSLAMSNLLRLARMTGNSSLETKAAKLGAAFSKKINKSPSAYTQLLSALDFAVGPSYEVVITGKAEDKQTKEMLESLEKNFLPNKVVIFKESSEKAQHIVKLAPFTKHYSGIDGKTTAYVCQNFSCSLPVTDKGKMLELLRK
- a CDS encoding CPBP family intramembrane metalloprotease, with the protein product MVSTSKISKLVNSIKAFYIPPQKPLSSAQKKSAFILAYTAIILTALEYFGTVRFFSAYFPDAARQHLGLYAQLWWAFCTILLFLALPMAIIKLSYKEKLSDYGWKVSVKPSHLLLYFLMFAAVLPLVWFASKRGDFQMVYPFYRGAYRASIQEIFIWETAYLAQFVALEFFFRGFLVLGLERSMGRLAVWVAAIPYCMIHYHKPPLEAFAAIAAGIILGELAQRTRTIMGGAIIHMGVALSMDMLALSRFR